From the Sebastes fasciatus isolate fSebFas1 chromosome 3, fSebFas1.pri, whole genome shotgun sequence genome, one window contains:
- the pou4f2 gene encoding POU domain, class 4, transcription factor 2 — MMMMSLNSKQPFAMAHASLPEPKYSLHSSSSNSNNAPSSSCSSSRHSNTISSSSEAMRRACLPTPPSNIFGGLDESLLARAEALAAVDIASQNKSHHHPPHHSPFKPDATYHTMNTLPCTSSSSSSSAQPISHSSALSGHHHHHHHHHHHQPHQTLEGDLLDHITPGLALGAMAGPDGSAAAHPAHMAGMNHMHQAAINMAHAHGLQQHMGMSDVDADPRDLEAFAERFKQRRIKLGVTQADVGSALASLKIPGVGSLSQSTICRFESLTLSHNNMIALKPILQAWLEEAEKSHREKLNKPELFNGAEKKRKRTSIAAPEKRSLEAYFAIQPRPSSEKIAAIAEKLDLKKNVVRVWFCNQRQKQKRMKYSACV, encoded by the exons atgatgatgatgtctcTGAACAGCAAGCAGCCTTTCGCTATGGCTCACGCCAGCTTGCCCGAGCCCAAGTACTCGTTGCACTCCTCGTCGTCCAACTCCAACAACGCGCCGTCGTCCTCATGCTCGTCCTCCCGACACAGCAAcaccatcagcagcagctcGGAGGCGATGCGCAGAGCCTGTCTCCCAACCCCACCG AGCAATATATTCGGAGGCTTGGATGAGAGTTTGTTGGCCCGAGCTGAAGCTCTAGCTGCGGTGGATATAGCCTCGCAGAACAAGAGCCACCACCACCCTCCACACCACAGCCCCTTCAAGCCGGACGCCACCTACCACACCATGAACACTCTGCCCTGcacctcgtcttcctcctcctcttccgcGCAGCCTATCTCTCATTCCTCCGCATTATCCggccaccaccatcaccaccaccatcaccaccaccaccagccgcACCAGACGCTGGAGGGCGACCTGCTGGACCACATCACTCCGGGTCTGGCACTAGGAGCCATGGCGGGCCCGGATGGCTCCGCGGCCGCACACCCTGCACACATGGCCGGCATGAACCACATGCACCAGGCGGCCATCAACATGGCTCATGCACACGGGCTGCAGCAGCACATGGGCATGAGCGACGTGGACGCAGATCCCAGGGACTTGGAAGCGTTTGCAGAGAGGTTTAAGCAGAGACGGATCAAATTGGGTGTCACCCAGGCGGATGTAGGGTCAGCTTTAGCCAGCCTCAAGATCCCTGGTGTGGGCTCCCTCAGCCAGAGCACCATCTGCAGATTTGaatccctcactctctctcacaacaACATGATCGCCTTGAAGCCCATCCTGCAAGCGTGGCTGGAGGAAGCGGAGAAATCGCACAGGGAGAAACTTAATAAACCCGAGTTGTTCAACGGCGCGGAGAAAAAGAGGAAGCGCACGTCGATAGCCGCGCCGGAGAAGAGGTCACTGGAGGCCTATTTTGCCATTCAGCCTCGTCCATCCTCGGAGAAAATCGCAGCCATCGCAGAGAAGCTGGACCTGAAAAAGAACGTGGTGCGCGTCTGGTTTTGCAATCAGAGGCAGAAACAGAAACGAATGAAATACTCTGCATGcgtctaa